In one Deltaproteobacteria bacterium genomic region, the following are encoded:
- the sppA gene encoding signal peptide peptidase SppA, which translates to MRRPIIWILSLAVAAMIGAALWSARTQVAENSVLVLELGGDLEEAPPSDLLARLQARGPALPTLLLLLDMAAADSRVQAVLVHIRPLSLGYARIQELRDALARVRSAGKRVIALVDETSLNATRELYLASAAERVYVEPASLAPLAGIAGQYLHLGGFFEKIGVEWQVARVGEYKSAVEQFAAREMSPKAREMTDALLDGIFAQIVEGIAAGRGVDAASVRAQIEAAPGTPDELVAARLADGIASRDEVLAKADLQGASELESDDYVRVDARSLGLRTGPTIALVFGEGTIVEERGRSMSRVFAADETVESLDDAAKNDEIRAVVLRINSPGGGAQPSDKVWRAVSRVRAKKPIVVSMADYAASGGYYVASGATAIVAEPATLTGSIGVFLLRPSFSGLYRKLEIGTELIERGPYSGVIGGDRPFTPEQQARTDSFIEASYREFLGRVSTGRELSTEAVDALGRGRVWLGSDAFARKLVDEVGGLRAAIERARKEAGIESEPDPARLILPAPRSTAEQG; encoded by the coding sequence ATGCGGCGACCGATCATCTGGATCCTGTCGCTCGCGGTCGCGGCGATGATCGGCGCAGCGCTCTGGTCGGCGCGCACGCAGGTGGCCGAGAATTCCGTGCTCGTGCTCGAGCTCGGCGGCGATCTCGAGGAGGCGCCGCCCAGCGATCTGCTCGCCAGGTTGCAGGCGCGAGGGCCGGCGCTTCCAACGCTGCTGCTGCTGCTCGACATGGCGGCCGCGGATTCGCGCGTGCAGGCGGTGCTGGTGCACATTCGGCCGCTCTCGCTCGGCTACGCGCGAATCCAGGAGCTGCGCGACGCGCTCGCGCGAGTCCGCAGCGCGGGCAAGCGGGTGATCGCGCTGGTCGACGAGACCAGCCTGAACGCGACGCGTGAGCTCTACCTCGCGTCGGCTGCGGAGCGGGTCTACGTAGAGCCGGCGTCGCTCGCTCCGCTCGCCGGGATCGCCGGCCAGTACCTGCACCTCGGCGGCTTCTTCGAGAAGATCGGCGTGGAGTGGCAGGTCGCGCGCGTCGGCGAGTACAAGTCGGCCGTCGAGCAGTTCGCCGCGCGCGAGATGAGCCCGAAGGCGCGCGAGATGACCGACGCGCTTCTCGACGGGATCTTCGCGCAGATCGTCGAGGGAATCGCCGCGGGCCGCGGAGTCGACGCCGCGAGCGTGCGGGCCCAGATCGAGGCCGCCCCCGGGACCCCCGACGAGCTGGTCGCGGCCAGGCTCGCGGACGGAATCGCGTCGCGCGACGAGGTGCTGGCGAAAGCGGACCTGCAGGGCGCAAGCGAGCTCGAATCGGACGACTACGTGCGCGTGGACGCCCGCTCCCTGGGACTCCGCACCGGCCCGACGATCGCGCTCGTCTTCGGCGAGGGCACCATCGTCGAGGAGCGTGGGCGCAGCATGAGCCGGGTCTTCGCCGCGGACGAGACGGTCGAGTCGCTCGACGACGCCGCGAAGAACGACGAGATCCGGGCCGTCGTGCTGCGGATCAACTCCCCGGGCGGCGGGGCGCAGCCGTCCGACAAGGTCTGGCGGGCGGTCTCCCGCGTGCGCGCGAAGAAGCCGATCGTGGTCTCGATGGCCGACTACGCCGCCTCGGGCGGGTACTACGTCGCCAGCGGCGCGACCGCGATCGTGGCCGAGCCGGCGACGCTCACGGGGTCGATCGGCGTGTTCCTGCTGCGGCCGTCCTTCTCCGGCCTGTACCGGAAGCTCGAGATCGGGACCGAGCTGATCGAGCGCGGCCCGTACTCTGGCGTGATCGGCGGCGATCGCCCGTTCACCCCCGAGCAGCAGGCGCGCACCGACAGCTTCATCGAGGCGAGCTACCGCGAGTTCCTCGGCCGCGTGTCGACGGGACGCGAGCTCTCGACCGAAGCCGTGGACGCGCTCGGACGCGGGCGCGTCTGGCTCGGAAGCGACGCCTTCGCGCGCAAGCTCGTCGACGAGGTCGGCGGTCTGCGAGCCGCGATCGAGCGCGCGCGCAAGGAGGCCGGGATCGAGAGCGAGCCAGATCCGGCGCGGCTGATCCTGCCCGCGCCGCGCAGCACAGCGGAGCAGGG
- a CDS encoding PEP-CTERM sorting domain-containing protein gives MKLSSRIILGLSAALLLSATPSAAATLGFGCISNNSPANCTIAEAQLAVDVTDAGGGQVLFTFTNLGPAASSITDVYFDDGSLLAIALVNNAPGVDFSQLATPANLPAANNASPPFQTTAGFSADSNPPVQPNGVNPGETLSIQFSLQGIQTFSDVLAELSDGRLRIGIHVQGFAGGGSESLVNVPEPASIALLGLGLAALAFVRRKRI, from the coding sequence ATGAAGCTCTCGAGTCGGATCATTCTCGGACTCAGTGCGGCGCTTCTTCTGTCGGCCACCCCTTCCGCCGCGGCGACGCTCGGGTTCGGGTGCATCTCGAACAACTCGCCGGCGAACTGCACGATCGCGGAGGCCCAGCTCGCGGTCGACGTGACCGACGCGGGCGGCGGCCAGGTGCTGTTCACGTTCACGAACCTCGGCCCCGCGGCCTCGTCGATCACCGACGTGTACTTCGACGACGGGTCGCTGCTCGCGATCGCGCTGGTGAACAACGCCCCCGGCGTGGACTTCTCGCAGCTCGCGACTCCCGCGAACCTGCCAGCCGCGAACAACGCCTCGCCGCCGTTCCAGACCACGGCCGGCTTCTCGGCGGATTCGAACCCGCCGGTTCAGCCCAACGGCGTGAACCCCGGCGAGACGCTCAGCATCCAGTTCAGCCTGCAGGGAATCCAGACCTTCTCCGACGTGCTCGCGGAGCTCTCGGACGGCCGACTGCGGATCGGGATCCACGTGCAAGGGTTTGCGGGCGGCGGGAGCGAGAGCCTCGTGAACGTCCCCGAGCCCGCCTCGATCGCCCTGCTCGGACTCGGTCTCGCCGCGCTCGCGTTCGTTCGCCGAAAGCGAATCTGA
- a CDS encoding metallophosphoesterase translates to MAMAADVMRRALGSVLRNARYSALFLLAGSEALIVEWCLRAASGRSLGLAAGAALVVALAVLNVATLALLPRLARSTAGGYRLGRLWLVSSLGALISGPPLALGFALFAPIALLHRPGAEALLVVVGGAALALGFGSMFWGWLVGQRRVEVERLDLPLRGLPDALSGLRVAQISDLHIGMQLRAPLLRRLLARVNRLEPDLIVITGDIFDFDPSYIEEGCRELAELDAPLGVFAVLGNHDTYTGADAVALGLKTWTRIRLLRNDWVRIELSGGALALAGVEDPGHGWNERDGTHEALERLAAEIPGDLARLLLIHRPSWFGQAARLGFPLALAGHTHGGQIALPRPGHHHNVSRLISRWTRGVFRDPGTGSILYVNRGLGVAGPPVRLNCAREISLFRVVSARSP, encoded by the coding sequence ATGGCGATGGCCGCGGACGTGATGCGACGCGCGCTCGGCTCGGTGCTGCGCAACGCGCGCTACTCGGCGCTGTTCCTGCTCGCGGGCTCCGAGGCGCTGATCGTGGAGTGGTGCCTTCGCGCCGCGAGCGGTCGGAGCCTCGGACTCGCGGCGGGCGCGGCGCTGGTCGTCGCGCTCGCGGTGCTGAACGTCGCGACGCTCGCGCTGCTGCCGCGGCTCGCGAGAAGCACCGCCGGCGGCTATCGCCTGGGGCGGCTCTGGCTGGTCAGCAGCCTCGGCGCGCTGATCAGCGGGCCGCCCCTCGCGCTCGGATTCGCGCTCTTCGCGCCGATCGCGCTGCTGCACCGGCCGGGCGCCGAGGCGCTCCTCGTGGTCGTCGGCGGCGCTGCGCTCGCGCTCGGCTTCGGGTCGATGTTCTGGGGCTGGCTCGTGGGACAGCGCCGCGTCGAGGTCGAGCGTCTGGACCTGCCGCTTCGCGGTCTGCCCGACGCCCTGTCGGGGCTGCGCGTAGCGCAGATCTCCGATCTGCACATCGGCATGCAGCTTCGCGCGCCGCTGCTGCGCCGGCTGCTCGCGCGCGTGAACCGGCTCGAGCCGGATCTGATCGTGATCACCGGCGACATCTTCGACTTCGATCCGAGCTACATCGAAGAGGGCTGTCGCGAGCTCGCCGAGCTCGACGCCCCGCTCGGCGTGTTCGCCGTGCTCGGCAATCACGACACCTACACCGGCGCGGACGCCGTCGCGCTCGGGCTCAAAACGTGGACGCGCATCCGATTGCTGCGCAACGACTGGGTGCGCATCGAGCTCTCTGGCGGAGCGCTCGCGCTCGCCGGGGTCGAGGATCCAGGGCACGGCTGGAACGAGCGCGACGGCACGCACGAGGCTCTCGAGCGCCTGGCCGCCGAGATCCCGGGCGACCTCGCCCGCCTGCTCCTCATCCACCGGCCGAGCTGGTTCGGGCAGGCGGCCCGGCTCGGTTTCCCGCTCGCCCTGGCGGGACATACCCACGGCGGCCAGATCGCCCTGCCCCGCCCCGGCCACCACCACAACGTGTCGAGGCTGATCTCGCGCTGGACCCGGGGGGTGTTCCGCGACCCCGGGACCGGATCAATTCTCTATGTAAATCGAGGACTTGGCGTTGCCGGCCCGCCCGTTCGCCTGAACTGCGCGCGAGAGATCTCGCTCTTCCGGGTGGTTTCCGCGCGATCGCCGTAA
- a CDS encoding 2-isopropylmalate synthase encodes MQGVNSSNQTGRERVVVFDTTLRDGEQAAGVCFSKAAKVEIATLLDGMGVDVIEAGFPGSSAGEHEAVRAVAECVRRARVCGLSRAIPAEVDRSWLALRGARSPRIHVFLSSSEIHLAHQLHRGADEVVEMARAAVERARGYTDDVEWSCMDATRSDPELIARLVRVAIGAGATTINLPDTVGCARPDQVAAMFRELQARVPEVGGVTLSFHGQDDLGMATANSLAAISAGARQVEVAVNGLGERAGNTAFEEVVMALRVHGEALGVETGVDTRGIWAVSQAVARRSGFAVPPNKAIVGGNAFRHASGIHQDGVLKCRETYEAVDPAEIGHPVGTQIVLGKLSGRAGFASRVRALGIAPSEAALERAFARFQELADGRSEIADEELAALCREPDTGARAARA; translated from the coding sequence ATGCAGGGCGTGAATTCTTCCAACCAAACGGGTCGCGAGCGCGTCGTCGTCTTCGACACGACGCTCCGCGACGGCGAGCAGGCGGCGGGCGTCTGCTTCTCGAAGGCCGCGAAGGTCGAGATCGCGACGCTCCTCGATGGAATGGGCGTCGACGTGATCGAGGCCGGCTTTCCGGGATCGTCGGCCGGCGAGCACGAGGCGGTGCGCGCCGTCGCGGAGTGCGTGAGACGCGCGCGCGTCTGCGGTCTTTCGCGCGCGATCCCGGCCGAGGTCGACCGCAGCTGGCTCGCGCTGCGCGGCGCGCGAAGCCCGCGCATCCACGTGTTCCTGTCGAGCTCCGAGATCCACCTCGCGCACCAGCTGCACCGCGGCGCGGACGAGGTCGTCGAAATGGCGCGCGCGGCGGTCGAGCGGGCACGCGGCTACACCGACGACGTCGAGTGGAGCTGCATGGACGCGACGCGCTCGGACCCGGAGCTGATCGCCCGGCTGGTGCGCGTGGCGATCGGGGCGGGTGCCACCACGATCAATCTCCCCGACACCGTCGGGTGTGCGCGGCCCGATCAGGTCGCCGCGATGTTCCGCGAGCTGCAGGCGCGCGTTCCCGAGGTGGGCGGCGTGACCCTGTCCTTCCACGGCCAGGACGACCTGGGAATGGCCACCGCGAACTCGCTGGCCGCGATTTCGGCCGGCGCGCGCCAGGTGGAGGTCGCCGTGAACGGGCTGGGCGAGCGAGCGGGCAACACCGCTTTCGAGGAGGTCGTGATGGCGCTGCGCGTGCACGGCGAGGCGCTCGGCGTCGAGACCGGCGTGGACACGCGCGGGATCTGGGCGGTCTCTCAGGCGGTCGCGCGCCGCTCGGGATTCGCGGTGCCGCCGAACAAGGCGATCGTCGGCGGAAACGCCTTCCGCCACGCGTCCGGCATCCACCAGGACGGGGTGCTGAAATGCCGCGAGACGTACGAGGCGGTCGATCCGGCCGAGATCGGGCATCCCGTCGGCACGCAGATCGTGCTCGGCAAGCTCTCGGGCCGCGCGGGCTTCGCGTCGCGCGTGCGCGCGCTGGGGATCGCGCCCTCGGAGGCCGCGCTAGAGCGCGCCTTCGCCCGCTTCCAGGAGCTCGCGGACGGCCGGAGCGAGATCGCCGACGAGGAGCTGGCCGCGCTCTGCCGCGAGCCGGATACGGGCGCGCGGGCGGCGCGCGCTTGA
- a CDS encoding GNAT family N-acetyltransferase, protein MRAEDREAVLDLLEHAFSVRELFERYMDFDPAFSYSDLLLAVDAGRPLSCVQIFAKPIRLRGERVLLGGIGSVATHESARGRGLASELLREAIPLMRARGMALSLLFTGRFGFYERLGWQQISLRYFKLAPVGRRPEAPEGVRLRAFRPDDLPRLAALYDAYTEPLSGPTVRDRRYWEGQLRTAGTPDEDFRVGEREGEILAYARAAAFGGRSRVIEYARGAGGAAALAHLLAAFASPDRRLPVPLVRDSELGDALHALGFSIAPDEDPSPMWRVLDRSTLVRIAGAPEDCPDSALLATLVGGPLVTYWPSDRF, encoded by the coding sequence ATGCGGGCCGAAGATCGCGAAGCGGTGCTCGACCTGCTGGAGCACGCCTTTTCGGTCCGCGAGCTCTTCGAGCGCTACATGGACTTCGACCCGGCCTTCTCGTACTCCGACCTGCTGCTAGCCGTCGACGCGGGCCGACCGCTCTCGTGCGTGCAGATCTTCGCGAAGCCGATCCGCCTGCGGGGCGAACGCGTCCTGCTCGGTGGGATCGGCAGCGTCGCGACCCACGAATCCGCGCGCGGAAGGGGCCTCGCGTCGGAGCTTCTGCGCGAGGCGATCCCGCTCATGCGCGCCCGGGGCATGGCGCTCTCCCTGCTCTTCACGGGGCGCTTCGGCTTCTACGAGCGGCTCGGCTGGCAGCAGATCTCGCTTCGCTACTTCAAGCTCGCGCCGGTCGGGCGCAGGCCGGAAGCGCCGGAGGGCGTGCGCCTGCGCGCGTTCCGACCGGACGACCTGCCGCGCCTGGCCGCGCTCTACGATGCCTACACCGAGCCGCTGTCGGGTCCGACCGTGCGCGATCGGCGCTACTGGGAGGGCCAGCTGCGCACGGCCGGAACTCCCGACGAGGACTTCCGCGTTGGCGAACGCGAGGGCGAGATCCTCGCCTACGCGCGCGCCGCGGCGTTCGGCGGGAGGTCGCGCGTGATCGAGTACGCGCGCGGCGCGGGCGGTGCCGCGGCGCTCGCACACCTGCTCGCGGCGTTCGCGTCACCCGACCGGCGGCTCCCGGTGCCGCTGGTTCGGGACTCCGAGCTCGGCGATGCGCTCCACGCGCTCGGATTCTCGATCGCCCCCGACGAGGATCCCTCGCCGATGTGGCGGGTGCTCGATCGGTCGACGCTCGTTCGGATCGCCGGCGCGCCCGAGGATTGCCCCGATTCCGCGCTACTCGCGACGCTCGTCGGCGGCCCGCTGGTCACCTACTGGCCCTCCGATCGCTTCTGA
- a CDS encoding isocitrate dehydrogenase, with amino-acid sequence MKALVITELLGDGIGPELRESVHGVAGCLPLAIDFEPIDLSLERRRAGAAAAYDEVVASLARTRLGLKYPTVTEGESPNAVLRTRLGLSVIHRPVHSIPGIASSFKETVALEIVRVATGGTYDDPGQRIGQDVAVSLRIIERRPCTEAARFAFRLARQHGLSVTSSSKHTIQRATDGFFEAIVREVAAEFPDVPHRVELFDALLAKICLRPREFSVVLTLNEYGDFLSDMACGLIGSMGLGASGNYSFAKSGEIDVAIFDPAGGTAPDIAGSGVCNPTAALLALALLLEHARHFELASRLRGAILGAIASGRTTRDVGGTLGTAAFTACIRDALARAIA; translated from the coding sequence ATGAAAGCGCTCGTGATCACGGAGTTGCTCGGCGACGGGATCGGGCCGGAGCTGCGCGAGTCGGTGCACGGCGTCGCCGGGTGCCTGCCGCTCGCGATCGACTTCGAGCCGATCGACCTGTCGCTGGAACGGCGTCGCGCCGGCGCGGCAGCCGCGTACGACGAGGTCGTGGCGTCGCTCGCGCGCACCCGTCTGGGGCTGAAGTACCCGACGGTGACCGAGGGCGAGAGCCCCAACGCCGTGCTCCGCACGCGACTCGGGCTCTCGGTGATCCACCGGCCGGTGCACTCGATTCCGGGCATCGCCTCGAGCTTCAAGGAGACGGTGGCGCTCGAGATCGTGCGCGTCGCGACGGGCGGCACGTACGACGACCCCGGACAGCGGATCGGCCAGGACGTCGCGGTCTCGCTGCGGATCATCGAGCGCAGGCCGTGCACAGAGGCCGCGCGCTTCGCGTTCCGGCTCGCGCGGCAACACGGTCTGTCGGTAACGTCGTCCTCGAAGCACACGATCCAGCGCGCGACGGACGGGTTCTTCGAGGCGATCGTGCGCGAGGTCGCGGCCGAATTCCCCGACGTTCCCCATCGCGTCGAGCTCTTCGACGCGCTGCTGGCGAAGATCTGCCTGCGGCCGCGCGAGTTCTCGGTGGTGCTGACGCTGAACGAGTACGGCGACTTCCTCTCCGACATGGCCTGCGGGCTGATCGGCAGCATGGGGCTTGGCGCCAGCGGCAACTACTCGTTCGCGAAATCGGGCGAGATCGACGTGGCGATCTTCGACCCCGCCGGCGGGACCGCGCCCGACATCGCGGGAAGCGGGGTGTGCAATCCGACCGCGGCCCTGCTGGCGCTTGCGCTTCTGCTCGAGCATGCGCGGCACTTCGAGCTCGCAAGCCGGCTTCGCGGGGCGATCCTCGGCGCGATCGCGAGCGGCCGGACCACGCGCGACGTCGGCGGGACGCTCGGGACCGCCGCGTTCACCGCGTGCATCCGCGACGCGCTCGCCCGCGCGATCGCCTGA
- a CDS encoding tetratricopeptide repeat protein has protein sequence MTLPSGLLDSHKEVRMSELRALYQQAFDAFVKGDYEQAVAGYQRVIERDGRFGLAYQGLAEVYSRLNRLDDAIATIRKAIECDPDEPLFHTSLSRFLQRQGRIPEAEEASAVAARMSAIR, from the coding sequence ATGACCCTCCCGAGCGGATTGCTAGACTCGCACAAGGAGGTGCGAATGTCCGAGCTTCGCGCGCTGTATCAGCAGGCGTTCGACGCCTTCGTGAAGGGCGATTACGAGCAAGCGGTGGCCGGCTATCAGCGCGTGATCGAGCGCGACGGCCGGTTCGGCCTCGCGTATCAGGGACTGGCCGAGGTCTACAGCCGGCTGAACCGATTGGACGATGCGATCGCGACGATCCGAAAGGCGATCGAGTGCGACCCCGACGAGCCGCTCTTCCACACCAGCCTGTCGCGCTTCCTGCAGCGGCAGGGCCGCATCCCAGAGGCCGAGGAGGCCTCGGCAGTCGCGGCGCGAATGAGCGCGATCCGCTGA